The Homalodisca vitripennis isolate AUS2020 chromosome 7, UT_GWSS_2.1, whole genome shotgun sequence DNA segment taataacaacatgatttattttaaggaataatgcaattaattgtaaaaatgtgtaaccttctgtaataatatatggaaattaacttagtttttaacttcttacaaaaacaaattacttcAATACttaagatattatacaattgtaatgtcaattattactctaaaatcaaaatttattctttactaaaaatttttttaacactacacaaagtttcaaaacattttccttctggttcttataacgacaatgttcactccataaacagtactgaaatgttccctagcacacgggtctAGCACAGtgaagtctctcgtcttcattctccatttcacaaaattcaaataaaatatattgtaaaacttaaaaaggaaCCTGTCTTAATTTGTGGGTTACTGATCTATTGATACAGCTATATTGGAAAAgtacttagtaaaatattaaataaacactgatataaaaatgtttctatagtgacaaattttatatttatatctatataaaaggcaaagccctcACTGAGTATTTAAATcctacttaaaaaactaaatggaAAATTTGAAATATCAGTCGGGTGACCTTGTAATAGCCAAGTTAAAAGGGCATGCTGCATGGCCAGCAGTGgttgaaaatgtagaaaaaaaaggaaattcttttatttttagtgtaatgtTTTATGGTTCTAAAGATAAAGGAATATGTAGATTGAGTGAATTGTCAAGCTATGtagaacaaaaacataaaatttcacaggaaaaaaagatgaaaaatggAATTTATGCATTAGCACTTAAAGAAATCGAAGCCGATTGGAAAATCAAGCAGAAAAAACAACATAATAGATGTTCACTAAATAATAGTACTGTTTCTCCCCTACGGGAAAACACTTTAGATTTGCCGCTTACACAACCGACGCCCAGGGAAACTccaattagtaatttatttacagcTAAAAATAAAACCGCTAAATATCAAGATGTAAAAACTCAAACGTTATATTCAGTTCAAAACATGGAAACAAATACTTCAAATAAGCTCTCAATCTGCATGTCTATAatagaatcaaaatatattaccGATGACTCTATCGATGTGTACTATAATATGCTCACATCTAAAGTAGTTAAACAGGAAATACTGTTGATGAATCCTGTAGTAACACAAGCTGTCAAATGTCTAAATGACACTGATATTTTTGTGGAGCCTCTTCAAATTAGAAATAGGTCATTCATTTTCTTCCCAATTAGTGACTCACCTGTAAATGATGAAGTAGGGGGTTCTCACTGGAGTCTGTTGATGTATGAAAGAGAACATAACGGCTTTTTTTACTTTGACTCAATTGGGGATTATAATTTTCCACATGCAGAACAGTTTGTAAAAAACATATCTAAGCACCTGGGATTGGAAGAAACCACACCAATACACAAAGTAGCAGTACCGCAACAAAACAATGGAGTGGACTGTGGTATATATATGTTGATATTTGGGGACATACTCATCCAACTTATAAATCAGGGTAGAatccatgaaataaaaaataatgaaggtGATTTCTGGCCAGACATTAAAGCAGGTGATATTATAACTAAGCGAGCACAACTAGCTTTCCTGCTgcataataataactttattgcaCTCAGGTCTGATACAGTTGCTGAAATGATGTATCAAGTACCCACTCCTACCCCTAACCTGGCTCCTAGTGAGTACCCAGCTTCGGCGAGCTCCATTGTCGATGCTTCTGCAAACCACATAGCTGACTccaacctaaatgtaaataaccaaaattgtaaatgtaacatggaacaaaatattaaaggtaGAAGGAATGAAGATGGTAAAGAAATAATGGATGTTGAGTTCTATTCAGACAGCCACGGAAGGGGCCTTCCTGAATTAATCGGTGCCCTTAGCAAGGGAAGGATAAGAGTAAGTGGTCTTGTTATGCCTGGGGCTACAACCCAGAAAGTGTATAGACAGGCTGAAAGAGCTCTTCACCGTCCCCTAGTGATAATTGCAGGGACTAATAATGTACTTAAAAAGTCAACAAaagaaatttacttaaatttagaaaaaaatttgcaGTGTCTAAGTAAAGAAAGAACTGTATACATAACAACAATCCCAAATCGTTATGATACAAATCCCACTGATCGAATACATCATGAAATAGATATAGCTAACAACTACATCAGAGAAGTTGCAGTAAGAATGAAAAAGATAAGCATCATTGACTTGGAGGACCTTAAAAGACATCACTTCACTCGTCATGGTCTACACCTAAATTACCAAGGCAAAAAGAAACTATCTTATATGATAATCAACTCTCTGAGCAAAACTTCTGTATATGAAAACGAAACATTTCTACCGGTAGACCACAACAATATCACACAAGAATTACAAAACGTTAAAGATAACACAGAAATACTGGTGAATGGtgacataaaaataattgaatccaATATGagaaagataattaataaaaataaaaataatgagcaTCTAGCATTTGCCCACTGCATTTCAAGAGACTTCAGTCATAAACGACATATGAGTGCTGGGGTAGCAACCGTCTTCTGTAAACAGTTCGGTAAACCGACCACTCTCCTTACCAACTATTTAACCCACCAAAAAAGTATTGATGGAGTGAATGTGTACGGGTTGATTACTAAATCAGACTTTTATAAAAAGCCAATTGTTTCTGATTACGACACAGCCTTTAAGCATTTCACagaggactttaaaataaaaaatttaaagtatttaatttgctCCCCCATGGGTTGTGTCCGGGATAATATTTCAACAGAACACTTTGCAGCTAATATTGTTGATTTCCAGCAACACACAGGAGCCTCTGtgcagattataatttttaatgaaaactcaaAGTGACCATTAAGAAATGGACTCTCTTTCATTGATTTCAAACAAAGTCTGCATACTGCAATTTCTGCTCATCTGTTAAAACAAATGGAGACCAATCCCAACTTAGAGATGGCTGAAGCAGTTCAACCAACATCCCTGCATTCTGCAAATGGAGATCGAAATGGAGCAGATGCAAACACTGGACTGGTGACGCCTCAGGAATGTGATATATCCCTTGTGACGACTTCACTGAATGAATTTCCACCTTTACCAACTACGACTAGAACTGTTTCAGATAGTAACTATTCCTTTAactcttgtaaaatttcaaatatctcaTGCTCCAAAGTTGATGAAAATGTAGGAATTTTAAAGCAAAACAGAAATGTGAGACCGGATGCCTTGCCTTTAAACTCCCCAATAACTCGGATCCAAAGccccacttaaataaattaaataaaaaatataaaaataaaagcataaaaatttttcaccaaaatattagGGATTTACAGATTCGTGTTGAATCTTTAGAAATAACACTATCCGAATTAGACCCTCAAATAATTGTGTTAACAGAACACAATATGTCAAAAATCAAACTTGAACGCTTtaacatagaaaattatattttaatatcagaataTTCTCGTACTACAACTTCGGGAGGAGGTGTAGCAATTCTCTCAAAGGAGGGTTTAAGGGGGAGGCAGCTGGTTTTTCCAACTGTTGTTGAACTTTGTCAGgacaaattatttgaatgttgtttagctaaatttaagatagaaaagtatagttttatattagcAGGAGTTTATAGAACACCTCAATTTAACAATAGCGAATTTTTAGATAGATTAGACTCTCTTATAGAATTTCTTGTagcaaaagacaaatatttaatcattacaggagattttaacattaacatgttaaATGAATCTAAAGAGACAAAGGAacttaagaacattttaaatcgCCATGGAATGAGTTTCTTAATTGATTTTCCTACTAGAGTGACACCAACATGTAAATCCTGTATAgataattttttgacaaatattaatagaaatgaaGTTAAAGTCTCAGGAATTATAACAGCCTTATCTGACCATGATGCACAAATGCTCGAACTTCTGCAAACCCAAATAAAAACTGggaaaacattaacttttgttggaagacaattttcattaaataatatggtactttttaaatctttattggaAAAAGAAGATTGGCTCCCAGTCTTTTACTCAACagtcaatgaaaaatatgattgttttgacAGTATCTTCAGATActattttaatctttgttttccacttacacaaattaaaaaagaaaataaaaagcaaaCTTGGATTACACAAGATTTAAaggatgaaaaaaatgaaataatttgtcttAGTAAATTGTCAAGGCTTACAAaatctgataatttaaaaaatgaagttaagaataaagttaaacaatacaattcaaaactaactaaatgtaagaaaaattattttgataccaaaatcaaaaacacagaaaatattagtaaaacaacatggcaaattataaataaagaaacaaaaaagaataaaagtaaatgtgaAGGCAATCTTGTACTAAAAACTAAAGAATCGTCTATTAGTGATCCATCTCTTATTGCAATctcctttaatgattattttataaatgtgacagATGCACTGTTAAAGGATCTATCTTCAGTACAGCCAAAATATGACAAATGTGACAATCACAAACCTGgtaacactttattaaaatttcaatgccCGCCCTTGACTGAAACAgaattgatacaaatttttgaCTCTCTCAAAAATAAATCGTCTAGTGGATATGATGGAGTTCCagtgaaattgataaaatttgtcaAACATTCCTTAAGTAAAccattattgcatttaataaattcttctctCATTACAGGCATATTTCCtgacaaattaaaagtttcaaaggtTATCCCAGTCTTCAAAAAAGGCTCAGCAACAGatattcaaaattatcgtccaatttcaattttaccatcaatctcaaaaatttttgaaagaaccaTGTATCATAGGTTAGTCAAACATCTAGAGGTAAATGATCTTTATGACAAGGCACAACATGGATTtcgaaaaaataaatctactataacagCATTGGTAGAGTTCACTGAATCTATAATAGAATCAGTTGACAAAAACGAAAATGTAACAGGAATATTCATGGatctgtcaaaagcttttgatagcaTATCTCATGACATTTTACtcgagaaattgaaaaatttaggaaTCAATAACATCCATCTAAGATGGTTTGAAACATATCTTTCCAATAGAAAACAGTATGTTGAGATATCTcacatagaaaataacaaattacaaaaatttcaatctaACATCCAAATAGTAAGaaatggagtacctcaaggatctattttgggtcctttattatttatttgttatataaggGAAATGCCAAAGTGCCTTAgtattcttgaaaataacaaaaaccagctctgtttatttgcagatgactcaAACTTAATCATTTCTGCCAAAACAGAAGCTGAATTAGAAATAACTGTGTATTTGgaactttcaaaattacaaacatttttcattgacaacaaattagttctaaatacggagaaaactaactttatttcttTCAGTACCAAACAAAGTAGAAAACACTCAAGTCccaatatcttattaaatgaTTCCTGTTTGGGTCAAGTTCGCAATACAAAATTTCTAGGACTAATCATAGACAACAACCTTAGCTGGGATTTGCATATTGAACAGGTGATAAATCGTATCAATTCTGGAATATATGCTATTAAAAGACTGTCTTACTTATGCAGCTTATCAGCTTTAAAGATGGTCTTTCATGCCCACATTCAATCCCATATTGCATATGGAATAGGTGTGTATGGAGGaaccacaaatcaaaattttaataaaattcttatctTGCAAAAAAAAGCGCTgcgaataatgttaaaaattgataaggaagaatcagttaaaaatcatttcactgaactaaatattttaacagtgcatagcctttacattttagaatgtgTGATGTATGTTAAGACTCATCAGTCCAGTTTCAAGAGTCACTgtgaaaatcatacatataacactagaaataagaaggaattagtattacctaagcataatttggagtattataaaaaaaaaacttcttatgctggaataaaatttttaaaatcaattccaaaaataatatcaagtgtTCGAGACATAAAGAAgttcaaatcaatgttaaaaaagtatttaattcaaaaggcattttattcatttgaagaattttatacaatattatgattttactcataactattatagtaacttatttttagtgacgctatttattgtactcatgtgcaaaatataaataaagatattaaataaataaaataaaccatcacaggtcacacatttaggcgcacacggattattactccataaaaactaaacactataaggcgctcacggagatttcgtccaaggacTACAAACACGACATCGGGTGCTCAcagaggaatcgtccagtctcgcacggaagtagacctcatactgacagattttgacaaagataagcgggaggctattgtttcgcttccccgaaagatgctcgtgaagtacactgcgggaaacgactgccaacatcagaaaagtagtactatttttaataataaaaaatacacggaggaaaactccgtttagcgcccgatggagggttaaatgAACAAACAGTGAAATGTTTCTTGCAAACTTCAAAACACCAATCATGATCAGTActtatagacaatagacaatagacaatagacaatttattggccattaataattttcaataaaattacaataggcttcgtcaaatattaaggcttaaattactagcctaatctaaagttaaaaatcctTATGAACGATCTCAcagctaaaatattcattaatattatagaaaggtctattttttagccaagaatacaatttattattaaaaacttgacatGGTAAAGTTTGAACAGCATAAGgtaacaaattgaacattttaatgccTAAGGTTGTATGGTAATTCATGGTTTTACCTAATCTAGCTCTATCTACatttaacttatctttatttcttgtattatagtgatgaacatcatttcttttcaaaaccatgtgtgacttttttcttacatctactaatacctcataaatatacagatttataacagttaaaacaccaatatttacaaacaaaggtttacaatgatctaACACAGGTGCATCCGCTAAAATTCTCACAGCCTTCTTTTGGATTACTAGCACCTGATCAATGCCTGTACCATTACCCcaaattatttaaaccatatctaataatactttcaaaaatgcaaagtaggccattttttatatacctttgtgatactattttttttaaattacacaataagtaaataaccctAGACAATCTCTTGCATACATAATCAATGTGTTGTTTCCAAGATAGCCTGTTGTCCACTATTATCcccaataacttaacaaaaacttcagattcaaatataggcctattaatatttcttaagagttattaacatttgttttgttttttctgcgTTTAAATAGAGACCATTTACATTAAACCAGTTAACAGTTTCATTCATTGTAGTCTCTACCAAGTTGTTTAAGTAAAGCAAATTTGTGTGACTATTTAACAAagtggtatcatcagcatatataatagtaaaactagagacattaaaacttaaatcattaataaatataataaacaaaaacaggacccaacacagatccctgtggcacacctatATTTATATCAGCCACTTGGGAATAAGCTCCATTAACCATAACAACCTGTTTGCGATTTGCAAGATAGGACCTTAACAATGTTCAAATTCTTTGCACGAAACCCATAGAATTCCAATTTGTTCACCAATATATCAGGTCtaacacaatcaaatgctttgctcaGATCACAAAGTGTGATCTGAGcccaacaattattttccaaagctaagagaacattatttacaaagaGTATTTACAGCTTTAACCGTTGAACAATCAGTGCGGTAACCAAATTGActagaactaaataatttgagattttcaaaatgaatacatatttgatgtttaagtaatttCTCAATTACCTTAGACAAGATTGGTACACatgagataggcctataattattcgGACAATCAAGTGAGCCATTTTTATACACAGGtacaactttttgaaaattttaaacatgttggaAAAATCCCTTCCAATACACAACAATTAATAGAATATGTCAAAGGctcaattatataatcaataacagccttaattaaaatactactcAATCCATACACATCTTTAGAATGGGAATTTTTtagagataaaacaattttacgaaCATCATCTACAGTGACAGGACAAAAAAACACACTCCTCAAATGGAGGCAATAACTTATTAAGACATTGATTTGCACTATTCACAGAACTTTTCACTTTGGCACTGATCTCTTCAATAGCTGTCACACAGTGTGAGTTGAATTCATCAGGCAGAATATTACTGGACCGACTGCGTAGGGTTTCCTTCCCCGATGCTTTGTTAATGATTGTCCATGCTGCTCTACATTTATTGactgaattttctatgtaatctTCATTACTCTGTCTCTTTGCTTCTTTAATAGCCAGTCTATAGCGCCTTCTAAGAGTTCTCAGCAAGTTGAGTAAATTATCATTATTCGTTCTATTATAAATGTCATGACAACACAAAATTTGCTTTTTCATGTTCTCTAGCTCTGGGgtaataccaatttaaattttgctttttagttCTATTAATTAGGTTTATTAATCTTTATCTCTTGCATTGGATGGcattgattaaaaatttctaaaaatgtattataaaacaaatcaaaagtttcTTCTGCTGTTAAGTTACAATTCTGAGGAGCAATAAAATTCCAGTCTACCTtacttaaacagtatttaaaccCCTCCAGGTTCACAGTTGTATACCTTCTTGCAAATTGAATCGAAGGCctacttgaatttattttaccGGGGCCATCAGTCTTCTTATTGATAGGCCTATTCTCCGCCAACCAAACCATAACTTGAATAGCCTTATGATCTGACAACAAAGGTTCAAAAATATGCAGCTCGTAATTTTTAGGGCAGAGGTCAGTAATAACATTGTCCAAACAGGCTTCTCCACGAGTAggcaaattatttacacaaaacaaattatattgccGGAGACAGTTCAAAAAGTCATTTACACTAGGTTTTTGAGGTGTTTCGGATATCAAAGTCGGCATTAATATCTCcacaaattattactttacatttaggCCTAAGTCTGATTAAAAATCTCAGAAGTTGATCTAACTTGTCCAGAAAGACATTTTACTTTACCTTCAGGGGAACGGTACAGAGAAataataatgacatttaattCAATCAGCCTGATAGCACACACCTCAAAATGTAACTATTCACAAAACTGTAATTCTTACCCCCAGCATGGTAGCTGTGACAgtttaattatactaaataatcgTTAAGTAATATGTTGCTctcttttttcataataaacattgtaatttaaatttaatttaatgtcttacgtaaaactgcaaacaaaaaaCGTTTTAGCCAGGAATATGGAATCaggtaatattaaaactataacaagtataataacaggatatacaaaaaatattgcaaaGATGGAAATATAACATGtaacttacaataaaaacaattaatttaaagcacATCTAAGAAAATACCACAAAGTTATTAGTTTAATTGCATCTGAACCGAAGTAGAATCCTCTTGCTTAAAAGCTTTGACATTATTGTTATAAGTATTTTCTTCAGCTTGATTTTCAACAACATTACCATAATGCTCATTCACATGTGACTTCAAATGATTAACAAATTCTTCTCTAGTAGGACTAATGGTATGACAAAGCGCACATCTATATTCTGTATCTTTAGTGTGggtcaataaatgttttatgaaattataattgttaaactTGTTGAAATTACAAAGGGGACATTTCTTTGGTAAAGCTTTACTGTGAATTGTAAAATGTCTTTTCAGTCTTTCTCTAACATTGGTGGAATAGTCACATCGGTCACACTCGTAAGGTTTCTCTTGTGAGTGTTTAACCTTGTGGCGGGTCAGGTTGTTTTGAGTCGTCCCGGCGTAGTCACACTGCTCACATTTATAGCTACGAATTACGTCATCAGTTTTCACAAGCTCCTTGCTTTTCAACTGTTCCGTGTTTGAATACAAGCATTGTTCTGAGTGCTTCGATGTGTGTTCTATGATTTTTGACTTCGACATTGTAGAGAAATCGCATTCAGAACATTTAAATTTCCTATCGCCTGTGTGAATCTTCATGTGTTTTCTCAAGTTGGAGTTAAAAGCACAAGTGAATCCACAAATGTGGCACTCAAACGGTTTCATATTCGTGTGGAGAGCCTCGTGCTTTCGTAGGTCATGGATGCTGTTTCCGGTATAAGAGCACGAATCACAAGTGAACAGTTTAGTCTCAGAGTGCACCATCAAGTGTCTCTTGAGTGTCGACTGTTCAGCTGAAGAGTAACTGCACATCTGACATCGGTACGGCTTCTCACCAGCGGTGTGCTGGTTCATGTGGTGCACTCTTAACTTGTATTTTTCATTACACGCGTACGAACACTCACTGCACTTGTACGGTTTCACCTTCGAATGCGTGTACATGTGTTTCTTCAACACTGTCCTGCTGGTGGTCCCGTAATTACACAGAGTGCACCGATAGGGCTTCTCTGATGTGTGGGAGGTGACGTGGCTGCTCAACTTGTACCTATTGATGTTCTTGTACGGACAGAAAGGACATTTTATCGACAGTTCAAAGTCCTTTCTCGAGGAGTGGTCGGTGTTGATGTGATGAACGACATCGTCCTTCCTGATGTACTCCAGACCACACAGCTTGCAGTAAAGTAGAATGTCAGACTTCCGACCGATCAACATCTCCAAGTTGGTCTCTTGGCTGTCAAACGTTCCATAAGATGTTGTCAAAAAATGTTGGCTGATGGAACTATCTATATCACAATTCATGTCTGAAACAAGGGCAGATAATCGGTTGgatgtgataaaaattaataaacaaaaaattagtttttcaggTGATGCATTTGGTAATATTTGAAAAGATATGAACAAATGAATAATCCTACATATCCAATAAAAATACcagcaaaaaattataattattggacCTCAAACTTATGTCAAGTGTGAGACTAAGCCCTGCAACCCAGTCTTGCCTATTTACAATCACTAGTGGGTGGGGGTTGGTATTATATTGAACCTGATCCTGATCAAAAATGTTTAGCTTCGTGACGGTGGGCGGCAATTTAAGTTGGCTTAGCCAGGGCAGTTGTTGTCAGGTGGATTCCCGAAGTTCTTTACCAGTTAGTTGGGTCTAGTATATAGAGTAAAATAGCAATTTGAGGTGCTTTTTCAGAAGATGAAAACCTCCAAAAATTCTTTCTTTCCCAAATTCCTTCCTTACTTGATTACTTTCACCTTAAAAGTTCCTGTATAATTTAAACACCGTAACTGTCATTAAGGTTTCTTACCTTGATATCATCGCAGAAAGCACATCCTGATGAAATAAACACAGAGATTCGCTCTCGGAAAAGTCCTAAGTGAATGTAGTCTATTGAAtagttgtgtttaattaaaaaGGAAGTGTTTGCTCATTGCTTTCTTAACACATGACTGGTCTTAGAGTGTACTGGCTAGCTACAGAACTCAGTCATTCCAGTTACAGAATTGGGGTCATTCACGGGTGAGTTATTTTCAAATTGAGAACTAATAtgatatataaaagaaatttatttgtgtctaatgaaaaaactcaaaagcttaatttttatgtttttatttctttcaaatttatattattaaattattatattaaagttatggttatatattatattatataaactattattatattaaatttatacaacacacacacatgcacaaaGGGCACATGCTTAGAATTGGTGCCCTTAgctaatgttatataacatttattattattattaatatattcaaatgtAATTAATGATTTTGGTTAAACGGCTTAATTGATGTGGAAATGCTAATTACTATCCTTGGAAACATAAATGTCTAAGaaacttgaataattattgtcataaatgtatatatttattaaaaaagttgtaatcAAATCAAAAAGATGAAAACATtcacaaaatttccaaaatacataattgttacatatttggtttaaacaatatataacattttttattactacaaTTATTGTGAGTATTATGTCACAAACTTGCttttagtaatacaataattttcatgttaatgAGTAAACATTGTTTGAGAGGGGATAAGCAGAGAAGAGACAGAGGTCATTGGCGAAGAGATGATTGCTCACTATATGATCAgttgctttaatattttaattgccaTTTCATGAGCCATGTCTTTATtcgttccttatttccttttttagCAGATCATAGAACATAAACATATTAATGAGGCAGCTTGTCACTGTACCATGAATATGAAAGCCAAAAACAATGCTCAGTAGAAGAGATAATGAATTTGAAGTTGAAATTGGGAAGGAAGTTGTAATGTGAAGAAATTTATAGTCACTAGGCGCTAAATTAGGGATGTTTGGGGAATTATCAAATTGTTTCTAGCAAAATGCTGTGATGAGATCTTGAGTTCGTTTTGCTGCATGTGGGTGGACCCTATTGTACAGCAAAACGTATTTCTCAATATTATgtcataaaaaaattcttaaaatttgaataaactcTGTTTAGATGTTTTAACGCCTTTAGCACCAAACCCACATTCAAGCACGCCTCACAATCAGGAGGATTCTTACGCATTAACAGATGTAAAATGTGCTGTAATTTTATTGTGGTTTGTTAACACATGAAGGTAGACAGTTAAGAAGTGTGGAACACAGACCGCAGTGCTGCAGTGGCGGAATTCTAAAACTGTACTTACTTAAAACCTTGTAATTTAGTACAAGTTTAATCAGTTTCATACAAATTgagtaagaataaatgtttttacaatttttttcttattattttcatcACAAGTTGTTATTTGACAGAACATAAAACTtttcatcaataatttacaaaccaACATCACAgcctaaaaaaaagaaatagttcACATTTTACATTGACTAAAGGACATGGtcattacattttcaatatagCTGTTATTCACAGCCGTGCTTGTTCTCACAATTAACTATCTACAATTAATTTATCGCCAATGGACAAAATTAACTATAACGCAATAAAATTCTTGAGACCGTTTATTTTAAACTCAACTTCTTGTACTCATATCAccaaaaatgaacttttttaaagaaactaaaactcttatatagaaataatatactcctggtaaattaaagtatttgaaaaataagaatCATTCCTCACCTTGTGATAATTCAAATCTTTCTTCATTTAGCATACCATTGGACGCTTTATTTTCAGATTCATTCACCTCctgtaaaacaaaagttttatacttaccaacaaaactataaaagttgaaacttaaatgttttcaatataaatctatGACTTCCATATAAGCATTTGCATTGGG contains these protein-coding regions:
- the LOC124366461 gene encoding zinc finger protein 708-like gives rise to the protein MSTISREHKEEITISMKNGETITKKTETTPVYKKRKLHSNISKPAISEHQSTGQTGSKQASKMHDCEGSDKTDCTAIQEVNESENKASNGMLNEERFELSQDMNCDIDSSISQHFLTTSYGTFDSQETNLEMLIGRKSDILLYCKLCGLEYIRKDDVVHHINTDHSSRKDFELSIKCPFCPYKNINRYKLSSHVTSHTSEKPYRCTLCNYGTTSRTVLKKHMYTHSKVKPYKCSECSYACNEKYKLRVHHMNQHTAGEKPYRCQMCSYSSAEQSTLKRHLMVHSETKLFTCDSCSYTGNSIHDLRKHEALHTNMKPFECHICGFTCAFNSNLRKHMKIHTGDRKFKCSECDFSTMSKSKIIEHTSKHSEQCLYSNTEQLKSKELVKTDDVIRSYKCEQCDYAGTTQNNLTRHKVKHSQEKPYECDRCDYSTNVRERLKRHFTIHSKALPKKCPLCNFNKFNNYNFIKHLLTHTKDTEYRCALCHTISPTREEFVNHLKSHVNEHYGNVVENQAEENTYNNNVKAFKQEDSTSVQMQLN